The bacterium genome segment GGGTAAGGGATATGATGACGGTCGAACAAAGTTTTGTTGTAATAGATTCCGTAAGTAAAAGTCCAGTCGCAGAACTGATACCATCCGTCATCGATGCTCGTGCCGCGCTCGATGAAAACCGGGCGGATTTTATGGACAAAAGAATCCTGCGCAGCGATTGTGCGAAGATCCAGCAGCCGGCCCTCGGCCGCCAGTTGATCCCGTACCACCGTGTTGGTATAAAATACATCCGGCGGCTGTCCGGCCGCCATCATGGCGTACAATTTTTCCTGGCCGGTAAAGGGGATCAACTTGACTTGAATATGGTTCTGCTTTTCAAATTCGCCGAGCTGGCTGCGCAGATTCTGCAGTAGCGTCATATTGGCAGGCACATTGAAGGAAAGCTCGCCGGTTTCCGATTGATCAGAGCTCCGGCAAGCGAAAAGAAAAAATAAAAGAGACAGAAACCTCTTCCTGCGGGCGATAACGCACAACCTGATCACATACGCCTCCGGATCACATCCATTTTTTTAGAAACTTGACGCCCGATGAAACATTGATTTCATGACCGCCATCATGACGATCCCAGCGGATTTTTTCCTCCAAGCCCAATTTTTGGTAATGAAGTTGCGCCTGGCGGAACTCTTGCTCCACCAGCGGCGGCCAGGAGATTGAATCCTGCTCGCCGGTCTGAATGAGCAGCGGACGCGGGCAGATGAGCGAAACCAGATCGCTGTCGCTGAACCCCGTGAGCAGTGACGGTAGAAAGGCGTGCTCCTCTTCGGTGAAAAGGAAACAGGAATAGTGTGGATCCTGCACCACCATCTTGGCCGGCCGGCGGTTGAACCAGGCGGAGATCACGCCGGCCTTGCAGCGCTCTTCGAGGGGCAAGGTGTAGAGAGTGTAAGCGCCGCCCATGCTGTGTCCCCACACGGCGATCCGTTCGGGGTCAATCGGCAGACGGCGTATCGCCTGGTCCAACAGCACTCGAATGGCTTTAACCTCCAATCCCCAAACCGAGCTGGCCAGCAGCAGGGCCATGCGGTGAATCCGGTTACGGCTGCTGAAGGTATTCAGCAAAGTGGGAGCCAAAACAGAAAATCCCTCTTGAGCCAAATGGCGGCCGATGCCGTGATAGCTGGGAGGAACGGTATCTGATCGTCCCATGACCATCTCGGCAGATCCGCCGATGCCGTGAAGAAAAAGAACCAGAGGAAAGGGCGGCGGAACAGGCGCAGCCGGCGGCCTGAAGTATGCGTCGACGATCAGACCGGGGCGCATTCGCACTCTGATTTTTTCATCCGGTCCGTCTTGAGGAAGAATCTCCATCTCTTCATCAGACTGCCAGGACGAAGGAACAGCCAGCACCTCGCTCCACCGGGCCCGGTTGTCTCGTACGGACGCCAAATAACTGTCCAGCGAACTATAGGAACGCTGCCAGTGCATTACGCTCGTCTGGTCGACATCCAAAAGGATTTCGCGCAAGGCCGATTCATATCCACGGCCGAGTTCATTTTGATCATTCATGAGCGCTGACAAGACTCTCCATGTGATGATTCTGTGCTGAGGTCAGAGCGCCGTCGATCATGACCTGAGATAAATATCCCTCATACAGAGAACTCTCCGATGCAGCAGGGCCGCTCAAAAGCTGAATAAACGCTCTATTCTCGTTGATGAAACCGTCCTCCTCGCCCTGCAGATACCGTATCTCTCCACGGTCGGAGGGATGAAAGGCCAGACGGGTCAACCGATCACTGAGCACCACCACGCCTTCGCGGCCGAACATCTGCACTAAAAATTTACCCATGCCCGGCGGCTGTCCGCTGTCGCCGATGTTCAAGGTTCCGGCCGCATCGTTGGCAAAACGAAATATGGCGCTCACATGATCGATCACGCCGGTGGGTTGATGATAATTTTTCCCTACAGCGAAAACCGAAAGCGGCTCGGATCCGGAGAGAAAGCGCAACAGGTCGGCGCCGTGAATGCCCTGCGAGATCACATGGCCGCCGCCCTTGGCAGGATCATTAGCCCAGAAATCCAACGGCCAGGGATCATCCATGACCTGTACATGGATTAGATAGGGCTCGGGCACCAACGTGCGCGCACGCTGGACCAGCGAATAGAAACGAAACTTGAATCCCACCATGGCCGGCAGCCGCGCCTGTTGAAAGGCCCGAGCGACCTCCAGTGTGCCGGCGCTGCAAAGAGTGACCGGCTTTTCCACCAGGACGGGCTTGTGCGCTCGCGCTGCTGCCAGACAAAGCTGTTTGTGGCTGTCGGTTTGGGTGGTGATATAGACTGCATGCACGCGAGGATCGGCGAAAACCTCCTCCGCACTAGTCGTCGGCCGGCCCTCTGGATAGCGTTCAGCCAGGGATAAAGCCTGAGAGAGCGTGGTGTCGCAAAACCAGAGAAGACGGACGGATTCCATCTGTGATAGGCAAGCACTGTGCACCCGGCCCATCTCCCCGCAGCCGATCATCGCGACATTTATTTTAGGATCCCTCTTGTTCATGACATGACAGCCGAAAAACCATCCGATTTTCAAGAAACTTACAAAACAGAACTCTTATTGTAAACAAAAATTTGCTCCCCGTCCACTCCTCCTGGAAATACAGTTGCCTTTTCCTGAGAAAATACTATATTTAGACATTGAACGTCCCTGACGTGAAAACAAGGGTCTCACGCTTAACAGATCGAGACATGGAACGAACGGGCGTGGATGTCTGCGCGGATATCATTCAAAGCTACTGCATTTTTGCGCAACCGCCGGACCGGCCGCAGTCGATCATGCTCATTGCCGAACGTACCCGGGGCAAATCAAGGGGAAATCCACCTCCCTTAGGAGCAAAAGGACCATGAAAAAGAAAAACGATTTGACCAAAGTCCGCACCGGACGAAAAGCGGATGTACTGGCCAGGGCGTTTCTCGACAACCTATATTATTTGCAGGGGTGTTCCCTGGAGCACGCCAGCAAAAACGATCTCTACATGGCTCTTTCCTACACAGTGCGG includes the following:
- a CDS encoding glycogen/starch/alpha-glucan phosphorylase produces the protein MKKKNDLTKVRTGRKADVLARAFLDNLYYLQGCSLEHASKNDLYMALSYTVRDRMLASWIQGLYEFAKLKPDQKIKTVSYLSAEFLPGPHLAN
- a CDS encoding alpha/beta fold hydrolase, which encodes MSALMNDQNELGRGYESALREILLDVDQTSVMHWQRSYSSLDSYLASVRDNRARWSEVLAVPSSWQSDEEMEILPQDGPDEKIRVRMRPGLIVDAYFRPPAAPVPPPFPLVLFLHGIGGSAEMVMGRSDTVPPSYHGIGRHLAQEGFSVLAPTLLNTFSSRNRIHRMALLLASSVWGLEVKAIRVLLDQAIRRLPIDPERIAVWGHSMGGAYTLYTLPLEERCKAGVISAWFNRRPAKMVVQDPHYSCFLFTEEEHAFLPSLLTGFSDSDLVSLICPRPLLIQTGEQDSISWPPLVEQEFRQAQLHYQKLGLEEKIRWDRHDGGHEINVSSGVKFLKKWM
- a CDS encoding extracellular solute-binding protein, producing the protein MTLLQNLRSQLGEFEKQNHIQVKLIPFTGQEKLYAMMAAGQPPDVFYTNTVVRDQLAAEGRLLDLRTIAAQDSFVHKIRPVFIERGTSIDDGWYQFCDWTFTYGIYYNKTLFDRHHIPYP
- a CDS encoding Gfo/Idh/MocA family oxidoreductase codes for the protein MNKRDPKINVAMIGCGEMGRVHSACLSQMESVRLLWFCDTTLSQALSLAERYPEGRPTTSAEEVFADPRVHAVYITTQTDSHKQLCLAAARAHKPVLVEKPVTLCSAGTLEVARAFQQARLPAMVGFKFRFYSLVQRARTLVPEPYLIHVQVMDDPWPLDFWANDPAKGGGHVISQGIHGADLLRFLSGSEPLSVFAVGKNYHQPTGVIDHVSAIFRFANDAAGTLNIGDSGQPPGMGKFLVQMFGREGVVVLSDRLTRLAFHPSDRGEIRYLQGEEDGFINENRAFIQLLSGPAASESSLYEGYLSQVMIDGALTSAQNHHMESLVSAHE